In the genome of bacterium, the window CAGAGCATTGCTGGGCTGATGCACAGCAGCCCCGAGCTGCCTGACAGGATGGGCGACATGTGCCACGACTTCATTCGTCACGTTGGAGGGCTGCGAAACGCCATGAGCGAGCTTCGGTCAAAACCGCTGAGCAGCCTGATGGAGGATATCCCCAGAGCGATCAGGGAAACCGCAAGACAGCGAGGCATCGTTTGCTCCGTACAGGTCCAACTGCTGGGAACCCAGATCGATGCCGAGTTTCTGGACATCATCTCCGACCCAATCATCGATCTTTGTGTGAGCTTCATGCCAATGGCTGGCCAGACCGTCCCCAGCGGGGCTGCTGAGATCACCGTTTCTGGCCAAGAGGCTGATCACATGGTCACGGTCTTGATCACAGGCAATAAATGCAAAGCACCGCTTCGCAACTCCCCCTTGGACGCCATCCTTCGGCACCTTGAGAAGATACTGCTGGCCAATTTCGGCGTGGCAGATGCTATGTTTGAGGATGATGCTCTTACGTCGTTCCGGCTGAGATTCCCAACATCCCGCAGCAACATCACCGTCTGTGAGCTTCACGTAGCGGACCAGGTTCTGGGTGTTCCACTCTCTCTCGTCCTCGATGTTGTGGGGTCAGATGTGCCCTGGCCTGAGCCGTTCCCTAAGAGCGAGCGCAAGTCCCCCTACGTTACATTCCGCACTGGCGCAAATGGCGGGCCAGCAATAGTTGCCTCAACGACCGAGAAGCCCCCCGAAGGGGCAACTGTAGTGAGATTGGGACACGGCTTTGCCCGGCTCTCGCTGCTCGTTGATGGGCTCGGCGACAAGCGGCAGGCGATTTCGATCCGAGCGGATTCGAGCCCAAACAGAGCTCCAGTAGCTCCTTTCCTGTCGGAAAGCATACTCGACGACGGCCGGCTTGTGCCACTTATAGACCCGGCAAGCCTCGCCCGCCATCTCAAGCTCGATCACTGCATAGCCGAGCTAACCGATTCTAGAAAGTAGCCCCGGGCTACAGACCGGCCCCACCCCTGACAGACAAGTCCGAACAGCGCAGAACTGACGACACCCAGCGCACAATCGCCAGAATGCAGAACCGTCCTCTCAACGGTGGTGGCAGGCAGCGTCAGGGCCGCAAGCGGCGTCAAGCCGGACCATGCGTACCTCAAACCTCTTCGAGCTCTCGAGGCGCCGGGCAAAAAACCTCACCGTGAAAAAAGATGCACAAAGGCCCAAGGCAACGCACAAGAGCAAGCCTATCTCCGGCGAAAACCAGCCGGTCGCCTCGGCCAAGAAATGCCCGCCAACCGCTGAGCCGATGACAAACCCAAGCGGCACTAGATACAGAAGGAACGAGGCGGTAAGGAGCGACGATGGTCTCATGACAAGCTGAACCTCCTGGCCCGGCCTCGCCCCGATCGTGTTCTTGGCGAGCAATTCGGTCGTCTTCTGCCCGAATGGGTGGCATAGTCCCTTTGCAGCACACATGGCGCACGCCTCGGACCGAACTGTTCTAACCCTCGCCATTGGCCCCTCAAGCTCGACGACGTATCCTTTGTTGACTATCTCTCCCGGCATCCTTCTGGCCCTATCTGCAGTAGCACATCAACGCCGGACGTCTCTTTCTGGGACGACCGACGCAAAAAGACATCATCGCAAGACACGCAGCGGCTGCCACGTAGGCTCCCGCAAGGCGATCTGAGCATCCGTCTCGCCAGCACAAGACCACTTTTACGAGCTGACGTAGCGGTCGTCCGGCATCAACCTATTAGGCCTTATCACCTGAGCTCGCCTCGACTGTCTTGTCCGCTGCGCCCAAAGGGACCTTGCTCTGAAGAAAGCGGAAGGTCTCCACCCTATTGTGAGGGATTCTCAAGAATACGCCGCGGAAGTTCTCAAGGCGGTTCGGAGAGTCGAACGGTGAGAGGAATGCGCCGTTTCTATCTGAATAGAGCCGCTTGAACTCGGCCCACTTCTTGTTCTGCGTGGTCAGAAACCGCTTGATAACCATGTGGTCGTCGTAGAGCTCGTAGTGTGTGGGAACGAAGTAGGCCGAGAGCGACATAAACAGCGTTATACCAGCGAGGACTACCCAGTAATAGCTGTGAAACCAAAAATAAATGCCGGTAAGAATAAGCGCGATGAACAGCAGGACCACAAGCGAGGTCAGAGGCCTTTCGACGAACGGCAACGTTGACCAGGCCATCTCTGGCTTCTGCTTCTTTCCACCTTCTGCTGGCATTCAAAGCCTCCGCCTTACGAACGCACGCGCGACTGTTATGCGCAGCTACTCCGCAGCGAGCGAATCCGCAAGAAAGGCCGGCCTATACCTCCCTTACCAGGCCCGCGCAACGTATTTGGCAAGAACAAAGATCACTATCAGCGCAACACCAATGATGACGCTGGCAGCTATGATCCCCAGCGGCACGTTCTTGTCTTCGGTAATCTGTCTGTCGAAGTCGTAGGGCGTGATGAACTCAAATATCTTGTAACCCACACCGAGCATGGCGAAGCCCAGAATGCAATAAATTACAGTTGAGCAGATATTGACAAGCCCTTCCCACAAGTAGGCCCACATAAACCTATCCTCCGCTTCAGTTGAATGACGAGTTCAAACCAACATCCATATCGAAGATTGCCCAGTTCCCTCCTTGTTGTCAAGAGCCACCCGAGGGCCGAAGCCCAACACTGCGCCTCGCCCCAAATCAGTTGCTGGCCCACGTTCCAACCTTGACCTTTCAACCTCGAACCCATAGCCTCGTTCGCTCGGAGACACAAATATGATAACTATTGTAATTAGCATTGTAGTAGCAATCGGGGCCGCGATCGCGGCATACGCTTATTGGGTGGAGCCGTTTTCACCGACGGTCTCACGAACGCGGGTTGAGATTCTCAAGCCCGACTCGCGATTTTCAGGCTTCAAGGTTTTGCATCTGTCCGATTTTCATTTGCGAGAAAACACTAACCCCAAGATCATTAAAGCAATAGCCCGGGCGGCCCAGCAGCTTAGTCGAGAGAGCATAGACCTGATCTGCATAACCGGGGACATGATCGAGACCGATACGGGTCTGCCGCTCCTTGAAGAGATCATGCGCAACCTCGATCGCATCGGCCCAAAGAACGGAACGCTCGCCATACTCGGCAACCATGACTATAACCACTACCCGCTAAGCAACCTGTTCCTTGAAAGATACATCGTGAATCAGAAGAACGATACGACTCAGCTCGTCGCCGCCCTGAATCAGTTCGAGGCCCGTGTTCTGCGCAACCAGAAGCACGTCATCGAGCGAGGAGACGAGAGGCTCGTCATCATCGGGATCGACGACTTTATCAGCGGGCGCCACTGCATTCAGTCGAGCTTCGAGGGCGTGCTTGTGAGCGACACGGTTCTTTTCTTGACGCACTCCCCGGATGTGGTCTCTTACATACTCGATAGAAAAGTCGATCTCGTTCTGGCGGGGCACACACATGGAGGCCAAATGTGTCTTCCGGGGGTCGGGTCCTTCGTCTCACGGTCTAGGGTCTTCAAAAGATTTTCGGCAGGGCTGTTCAACGCTGGCGACATGTTCATCTTCATAACAAAAGGCATCGGCATCGTTCGATATGCGCCGTTCAGGTTCAGATGTGCTCCTGAGCTGGCTGTCTTGGAGCTATGCCCAAGAGCACAAGTCGAACGGAAGGACGCTGCATAGATGCGCATAATGTTCATCATCCATGACATCGTCATGGAGCCGCTAGGCGTTACTTACCTATCAAGCGTCCTGAAGCGCGCGGGACACGAGACGCGGCTCGCAGCAATCACGCAGGGCGACCTCTTCGACGTGGTCGAGGCATTCAGGCCCGAGATGCTTGGCTACAGCCTCTCCACCGGCTATGAGCAGCGGTTCTTCGACATCAACCTCGAGCTCAAGAAACGCTACAAGGTCCTGTCAGTCTTCGGGGGAGCACATCCCACTTTCTTCCCGGAGATGATCGAGCAGCCGGGCGTCGATGCGGTCTGCCTCGGCGAGGGCGAGTTCGCCATTGCTGAGTTTGTCGAGGCGCTCGATGATGGTAAGTTCCCGACAGACGTTGCGAACTTCTGGGTCAAACACGACGGGACGATCCATAAGAATCCCGTCCGCCCGCTTGTGGCAGACCTCGACAGCATCCCATTCCCCGACAGGGAGATATTCTGCCACTATGCAGGCAAACATCAGATCAAGACTATGTTCATGATGGCAAGTCGAGGCTGCCCCTACGATTGCAGCTACTGCTTCAACCACGCCTACCGAGAGCTCTATGCCGGCAAGGGCAAGGCCGTCAGGTCCCGCAGCGTGGAGAACGTCATTCAAGAGTCGCTCGAGCTCAAGCAGCGTTACAAGCCTGAGATAATCCTATTTCAGGACGACACGTTCATCCTCTCCCGGGACTGGGTACTGGAGTTCTCAAAACAATATAAGGACCGCGTCGGCATTCCGTTCCACTGCCATTTTAGGGCGAATCTGGTCACTGAAGAGATCGCTGGCGCCCTACACGAAGCCGGCTGCATCAGCATCAAGATGGCGATTGAGTGCATAGACGACCACGTTCGCAACGACATACTGAGGCGTAACCTCTCCTTTGAGGAGCTCGACAGAGCTTGCACAATAGTCAAGAAAAGCGGTATCAGGCTCGTCACACAGAATATACTCGGCACGCCGGGCAGCTCGCTGGACACCGACCTGGCCACACTGAGGTTCAGCATGAAGCACAAGCCGTCTTACGCCTATGCGACGCTCCTTCAGGCTTACCCCAAGACGTGGATATGCGATTACGCAAAAAAGCATGGGTACCTCGACCAAGGCGAGCTAGATTATCCCGCCTCATTTTTCGACCGCTCAATGCTGAACATCCCAGGCAAGCGCAAGATAGAGCGACTCAGGACGCTATTTGCGATTGTCGTTGAGTTCCGCTTCCTCTATCCGCTGGTGCGCGTTCTCGTCCGGCTCCCCGTTGAGCACATATCAACGCTTATCGACAAGCTATGGCGCGGCTACTGCATACGCCACCGCATATTCCCATACAGCATCACAGTCCGCGAATACCTGCACACGCTCAAGGTCTTCCTGAAGACCCGCTGGTATTGACTCAGACTGGCCTGGCATCCCCAATACTGCTTGCG includes:
- a CDS encoding metallophosphoesterase, with translation MITIVISIVVAIGAAIAAYAYWVEPFSPTVSRTRVEILKPDSRFSGFKVLHLSDFHLRENTNPKIIKAIARAAQQLSRESIDLICITGDMIETDTGLPLLEEIMRNLDRIGPKNGTLAILGNHDYNHYPLSNLFLERYIVNQKNDTTQLVAALNQFEARVLRNQKHVIERGDERLVIIGIDDFISGRHCIQSSFEGVLVSDTVLFLTHSPDVVSYILDRKVDLVLAGHTHGGQMCLPGVGSFVSRSRVFKRFSAGLFNAGDMFIFITKGIGIVRYAPFRFRCAPELAVLELCPRAQVERKDAA
- a CDS encoding radical SAM protein, which produces MRIMFIIHDIVMEPLGVTYLSSVLKRAGHETRLAAITQGDLFDVVEAFRPEMLGYSLSTGYEQRFFDINLELKKRYKVLSVFGGAHPTFFPEMIEQPGVDAVCLGEGEFAIAEFVEALDDGKFPTDVANFWVKHDGTIHKNPVRPLVADLDSIPFPDREIFCHYAGKHQIKTMFMMASRGCPYDCSYCFNHAYRELYAGKGKAVRSRSVENVIQESLELKQRYKPEIILFQDDTFILSRDWVLEFSKQYKDRVGIPFHCHFRANLVTEEIAGALHEAGCISIKMAIECIDDHVRNDILRRNLSFEELDRACTIVKKSGIRLVTQNILGTPGSSLDTDLATLRFSMKHKPSYAYATLLQAYPKTWICDYAKKHGYLDQGELDYPASFFDRSMLNIPGKRKIERLRTLFAIVVEFRFLYPLVRVLVRLPVEHISTLIDKLWRGYCIRHRIFPYSITVREYLHTLKVFLKTRWY
- a CDS encoding DUF350 domain-containing protein → MWAYLWEGLVNICSTVIYCILGFAMLGVGYKIFEFITPYDFDRQITEDKNVPLGIIAASVIIGVALIVIFVLAKYVARAW
- a CDS encoding SoxR reducing system RseC family protein, giving the protein MPGEIVNKGYVVELEGPMARVRTVRSEACAMCAAKGLCHPFGQKTTELLAKNTIGARPGQEVQLVMRPSSLLTASFLLYLVPLGFVIGSAVGGHFLAEATGWFSPEIGLLLCVALGLCASFFTVRFFARRLESSKRFEVRMVRLDAACGPDAACHHR